The DNA window aattaacaaactaagaataataaataatgtcaaataataataataataatacaaataacACCAACATTTCCCATAACATATAATTGCCATTTCCTTGCCCTGTTTGATGCTTCCGGTGTTCATAACTTGGTACAATCGATAGTTCTTTTGCCAAAAGTACACAGAACTAGAAAAAACATAGCAGAAAACATGGCTggaaatagcatatataaccCTACAATCTTAAAAGAAGCGTAGACGACAAAAAATTTGCATGCATTTGGATCAGTCTTCGTaggtatattatatatattatgtgataTAATCATCCATTTATTGACAATTTGGATTCCTCCCAGGCCCGCCGTAGTAAAAATGAGTGCCCCATTCACTATTGTGGGAGCTCAAGATGTTGTAACAATTCGAGTTCTCGGCGAGAACCGAGATGTCTTGGGCTGTGGTTAGGCTGTTGTCCGAGTCCACGATCTCCAGatttcgaaaatagctagcTTTTCCGAATCCGTCTTGGGCGAACTGGCCCGAGCCCATCTGAGTCGTCGTGTGTTCGTCGTTGGTTCCCGAatttacaatctcccctccccACTCCACCATGGTGGCCCGGTCCGCTAAGTGCGTGAATAGCTCGTTGGGCCAGTAACCCACTAATGTATTGTCACCGAATCTCATCCACCAGTTTCCTAATTTTGGATCCTATGTGGTGGTCAAAAAATAACAAGGTCAGAGATCTCCCATGCAGCCATGTCTCCTCTAATATATAgtcgaaaatacattttaatacaATAATTTAGCTTGTTCTACACCGGTACATGTCAGAAATACTCGACACCCTGTCGACATTTCGATGaaaaaagaactaaaattgCAAAACAAGTCACGTCGTTATCGTAAAAATGCATGTTAATTACATACCTTCCATATGAGAATGGTGATATCATATTGATTTCCTCCCATGGATGATACTGGAGAAATAGCAGCTCCTATAGCTATTCTACTGTTTGTTTGCACAAATCCTGAACACAGCAGATTGTAGCATCCTGTTGCTTGATATGCATCACTCTACCATCAAAATTAATGTTCTTCATCagctaaaaaaattatattatataaactaaaaatattaataaataaagttTTAAGATTATTAATTATACAGAACACTACTAATTTCCAATGCTAACATTCCTCATTCAAAAAAATTCTTAGAAAAAAACCATTTGTTTAGtatttttaactttaattaCATGCAATTAACTCACTCACCCGATCGAATAGCGAAAAATTACTCaaatttttgagttttttttattcAGAAAAATTcacaatgttttttttttttttttttgagttatATATTGTTCACCAAATTCCCGTAAAAGTTAGTTTTTTTTAATGTGTTTCCATAATTATATCGGTTAATGAATTGTCACCTCTCATTGTCAATAAGCTCTTAAATGCATGGACGACTTTTGACGAGTACAAATTAAATGTCATGTTATTTTTTAATAAGAAATTAACATATGACAGAGTTGATTaaatctatatttttttatttttttaataaaaataaccaAGTTGATTAAatctatattttttattttttaataagaaATTAACATATGACAGAGTTGGTGgttttcaaatttgaattaatatttgaaaattaagataaaattaataatttacttGACCTTGGATTTAGAACTCGTGCTCAAAGTCATTGATTATGAAGCTTCGACTTTTAACCAGGATTCAatatcacaaatttttatctgtgaaacaGGTCAACgaatcttaacataaaaagtaatattttttcatggataacacAGATAaaaaatctgtctcacaaaatacgacccgtgataccgtctcacacaagttttgtcATAATAAATTAGTTGCTTCTCAAGTTATTCTACTAATTATTAATCTAATATGACTAATTTAATATTCGATTTCATTTCTTTTTTCAGTTGTTCcaaatatataactcaatttaTACGTTCAATAGTTTTTGTTTACTTTGTTTTAAATAAGATTTTTATTTGTAAGCtttgtttttctcaaaaacaaatAGGATTATATAGTACTTGAGACGTTTagaatatattaataaattataatttcttaCAAAAATAAATCTGAAACCTAATTATaagatatataatttaatattattaaaaatatttaagataaattatttatcaatcagTAAATATTATATTGTAAAAATCAAAGAATTGAGAACTAATAAACTAACCGTCCAATAGGTGAATAGCCTTGGCCTGTTGTCACCATAAAGCTCCGGACTAACCTGACTAGTGGAACAATCCCAGTTTCAGAAATTCAactcaattattattatttattaaatccttaaatattattcaataaatGCATTCCTGCTTTTGAAAATGAACtttcatttgtattaaatatTTGACCCCATTTCGAATTcccataataaataaaatatgacatTATAATTCCCATATAATTAGTTTTACATTTATGACTGAGAActactttttttttattaatgtcTCTTCCCGAAAGTTGAACTTTAtaaatcaagaaattaatataattttgcATTACAAAAGCCATTAATATTAGAAAGtagttctcttgtgagacggtctcacgaatctatatctgtgagacgggtcaatcctaccgatattcataataaaaagtaatactcttagcataaaaagtaatattttttcatgaatgatccaaataagagactcgtatcacaaaatacgacccgtgagaccgtttcatatTTTATTGagcaaaacaaaaaatattttattgagcAAAATTCAATATAAATGGAAGAGGTACCTGCCAGCCAGCTTCGATACTGTTGAGATCCGACCCATCAAAGGATCCGGAGAGAACCCATATCTGAGACAGGCTAAACTCGTTGACCGTCTCGATGGATGGGTCCCACACGTTTATCGTAGCCCTCGCCCCATACACCTCGTCAGACGCCGTCGTATAGGCTATCGCATGCTTcatcaaaattatcaaacattaaattattaaatattttatttgcatTCAAAAATGCCTGACATATCTTTATTCTAATAAATTCACACTATTCTGTAGCTTAAACTCTTATATTTGATTTAACAATCATTTTCAAAAGTCAATTTTTCTAGAGAATCTCTTGCATGACCCCGACCATTAAAAAGTAAAACATTGTTTTTTACTTAATGCGTAACCCGATCAACTCGACTCGCAGACTAATTAATAGGATATATACTCTTAACAATTATTGCGCGTCGTAGGAAGAAGGGATTGATTATTGACCAACTTGCATTTAGAAATATATATTGTCCTATCACACTCACACATCCCACAATGATCATGCTAAAAGTAGCTCGAAAATTGTTCGTGAAATGTTCAATTTAGAAAATACCATAGCAATAAATTGGAATTCTAATTAAATCATGTCTTCAAACTGAATGATATTCGTGTTCTTGAACATGATTCACATTCTTGTGTGATCAGACGAAAAATACTAAAAGTATGTCATTGTTTTTAATCAAATTAACGAAAGATCGTTTTCGACGTCAAATTTCATGAAGAAGATGGATATTCTCTAAATACCTCATGGCCATTACCGTTGACAACGTCCGGCGCATCGACGGAGCTGAGACGGCTAGCAAACTGCGCCATTCCAGCGGTCTTTTGCTTCTTTCCAAAATCATACAAAGATTTAGCCCTCAGCACATCGTGCGATGTACTCCGCCTTACGGGTATTGTACCTTTCGGGCATCTTTGCCCATTTTGGTGCCACATTTGCCAACCCGCCCCTCCCATCAATCTTTCATCAAAGCTATTACTGCTATTTTTGACAGTTTTCATCACCTTTGGCATTTCTGGTGCAACCCTCTGTGATTACACAATAAGTAATATTAATCTTCATTATTTAAGTATAGAGTTTTCCCCCCCTTCATTTAGACATATTAAGCCACATTATATCCAACATATGCCGACTCAAATGTCTTGAATTTTGCGTCGGTGAAGTGTATAGCTCATCTGATATCAAGATTTCAAGTAGTCTCGATAAATTTTAGGCGGGCATGATTTCCCTAATTGGATCCATTAATTGTTTGTGTTGCTTGACAATATGATTTGTCGGAAGTAAAGGTAATAAAGATCGGAGGTGGTTGGTAGTTGGATAAGTAATTAATAATCCAAGAAGAAACAGCTGAAAGTTTGCTTTACGATTCATCAAAGTATTAAATAGCAATTCACTTTCCCTTCCTACCTTTTATAGCTAGAGTACATTTTGTGTCCCTATTTTGTGAAATATAGAGACAAATGTGATC is part of the Primulina tabacum isolate GXHZ01 chromosome 18, ASM2559414v2, whole genome shotgun sequence genome and encodes:
- the LOC142533387 gene encoding protein neprosin-like isoform X2, translated to MGRVSVVRQGRFSCPIYSGNSILQSCSLFLVFLSFFLVLFSKKTMAVSTSLNYTKYKQVSSLRLARIQRHLDKINKPPVFTIQSPDGDIIDCIHKRKQPALDHPLLQKHKIQRVAPEMPKVMKTVKNSSNSFDERLMGGAGWQMWHQNGQRCPKGTIPVRRSTSHDVLRAKSLYDFGKKQKTAGMAQFASRLSSVDAPDVVNAYTTASDEVYGARATINVWDPSIETVNEFSLSQIWVLSGSFDGSDLNSIEAGWQVSPELYGDNRPRLFTYWTSDAYQATGCYNLLCSGFVQTNSRIAIGAAISPVSSMGGNQYDITILIWKDPKLGNWWMRFGDNTLVGYWPNELFTHLADRATMVEWGGEIVNSGTNDEHTTTQMGSGQFAQDGFGKASYFRNLEIVDSDNSLTTAQDISVLAENSNCYNILSSHNSEWGTHFYYGGPGRNPNCQ
- the LOC142533387 gene encoding protein neprosin-like isoform X1, which translates into the protein MGRVSVVRQGRFSCPIYSGNSILQSCSLFLVFLSFFLVLFSKKTMAVSTSLNYTKYKQVSSLRLARIQRHLDKINKPPVFTIQSPDGDIIDCIHKRKQPALDHPLLQKHKIQRVAPEMPKVMKTVKNSSNSFDERLMGGAGWQMWHQNGQRCPKGTIPVRRSTSHDVLRAKSLYDFGKKQKTAGMAQFASRLSSVDAPDVVNGNGHEHAIAYTTASDEVYGARATINVWDPSIETVNEFSLSQIWVLSGSFDGSDLNSIEAGWQVSPELYGDNRPRLFTYWTSDAYQATGCYNLLCSGFVQTNSRIAIGAAISPVSSMGGNQYDITILIWKDPKLGNWWMRFGDNTLVGYWPNELFTHLADRATMVEWGGEIVNSGTNDEHTTTQMGSGQFAQDGFGKASYFRNLEIVDSDNSLTTAQDISVLAENSNCYNILSSHNSEWGTHFYYGGPGRNPNCQ